CAATCGGGACAAGTTCCGAATGACGTCAAAGGATCGATCGCGATTCATCAGACTTCACGTTTACAAAATACTGTCGCCGCCGCGAGGCGACACGCGTACGCTTGACCTTCCCACCGTGACAAGCTTCATGCTGTCGATGCTTGTCAATCGTCAACTCAGGAGAACACGATGGAATTCGAAGTCCAGGACATGACCTGCGGCGGCTGCGCCAACGCGATCACGCGCGCGGTGACGGCCGCCGATCCCGCCGCGAAGCTCGACATCGACGTCGCGGCGAAGATCGTCAAGGTCGAATCGGCGCAAGGCGCCGAGCGCGTGCAGTCGATCATCGAGGCCGCCGGCTTCCACCCCGCGCTGCGCGCCGCATAACGCCGCACACTGCGAACCGCGGGCACGCCGCCGACCGGCGCTGCGCCCGCGGCCGATTGCGCGTCAGCGCAATCGGATCAGCGTCGACTTCAGCTCGGTGTATTTCTCGAGCGCATGCAGCGACTTGTCGCGGCCGTTGCCCGACTGCTTGTAGCCGCCGAACGGGAAGTTCATGTCGCCGCCCTCGTCGTAGCAGTTCACCCAGACGGTGCCCGCACGCAGCCGGCGCGACACGTCGTGCGCGGTCGTCAGGTTCGACGTCCACACGGCTGCGGCCAGCCCGTATTCGGTGTCGTTCGCGATCCGCACGGCCTCGTCGACGTCGTCGAACACGATCACCGACAGCACGGGCCCGAAGATCTCCTCGCGCGCGATCTTCGCATCGGGCTTCACCTCGAACACCGTCGGCTCCACGTAGAAGCCGCCCGTTTCCGCCTTCACGCGCGCACCGCCCGTGACGAGCCGGCCTTCGCTGCGCCCGGCTTCGATATAGCCGAGCACCCGCTCGAGCTGGATGCCGTCGACGATCGCGCCCATCGACACCGACGGGTCGAGCGGATTGCCGGGCACGTACGCGCGCGCGGCCGCGACGAGCTTCTCGATGAACGCGTCCTTGATGTCACGATGCACGAGCAGCCGCGAACCCGCCGTGCACATCTCGCCCATGTTGTAGAAGATCGCGCCGGCAGCCGCCTGCGCCGCGCGGTCGAGATCGGGGCAATCGGGCAGCACGATGTTCGGCGACTTGCCGCCGAGTTCGAGCCACGCGCGCTTCAGGTTCGACTGCGCGGCGTACTGCATGATCAGCTTGCCGACCGCCGTCGAGCCCGTGAACGCGATGCAGTCGACGTCGCGATGCAGCGCAAGCAGCTTGCCCGGCTCGCCCGCGCCCGGCACGACGTTGAACACGCCGGCCGGCATGCCGGCCTCGACCGCGAGCTGCGCGACACGGATCGCGGTCAGCGGCGATTTCTCCGACGGCTTCAGCACGACGCTGTTGCCCGCCGCGAGCGCGGGGCCGAATTTCCACGCGGCCATCAGGATCGGGAAGTTCCACGGCACGACGGCGGCCACCACACCGACCGGCTCGCGCGTGACGAGACCGACGAGATGATGATCGGCCGGCGCAACCTCGCCACCGACCTTGTCGATCGCTTCCGCGAACCATTCGACGCAATACGCGGCGCCCGGCACGTCGACCGTCGTCGTGTCGCCGATCGGCTTGCCGGCGTCGAGCGTTTCGAGCAGCGACAGCTCGTCGAGATGCTCGCGCATCAGCGCGGCCCAGCGCAGCAGCACGGCCTTGCGCGCACGCGGGTTCAGTCCGGCCCACACGCCTGCGTCGAACGCACGGCGCGCGGCAGCAACGGCCGCGTTCACGTCGGCTTCGCCGCAATCCGCGACCTTCACGAGCACGCGGCCGTCGATCGGGCTCACGCAGTCGAACGTCTTGCCGCCGTGCGCGTCGCGCAACGCGCCGTCGATGAATGCGCGCCCTTCGATCTCGAGCGACGCCGCCTTGTCCTGCCAGTCAGCCAAAGTCAACTTGTTCATCAGGATGCCTCAGTTTTTTGGCATTCGCGATGCGGCACGCCGCTGCGCATGACGCGCAGCCGGCCGGCAGCGAATGCAGTGACGCGCGGGGGAAGGTCAGAAGGTCGCCGGCGAATTGGCCGAGACGACCTCGCAGATCAGGTCCGCGCTGGGATTGCGAAAACGGTGCGGCAAACGGCTTTCGAAGTAGTAGCCGTCTCCGGGGTCGAGCAGCCACGTTGCGCCGTCGACGGTCAGCTCGAGCCGCCCCGACACGACGACACCGCCCTCGTGCCCCGCGTGCACGAGCATCTCGGGCCCCGTATCGGCCTGCGGCTGATAGATCTCGCGCAGGATGCACATGTTGCGGTCCTTCATGCTCGCGCCGACCAGGTGAAACGCGAGCGTGTCGTTGCCGAGGTTCGGCATCTCGTCGCGACGCGACACGACCGCGCGCGACTCGATCAGCTCGAACGTGAAGAACTCCGCGAGACTCATCGGGATGCATTCGAGCAGCTTCTTCAGCGAACCGACCGACGGGCTCACGCGGCCCTGTTCGATCAGCGAGATCGTGCCGTTGGTCACGCCGGCCCGCTTCGCGAGTTCGCGCTGCGACAGGCCCTGCTTGTTGCGCACGAAACGCAGGCGCTCGGCGACTTCGGTGGACATCGATTCGGTTTCGGACACGATAAGTGCGATGACAAAGTGAAACGACGCGGTGGACAGCCGTTGAATATTCTAATCACTTTATGCCGCGCATCAGCGGGGAAAACCCTGAAAGGCGTTCGAAATAATGAACAGCCCGTCGAGTATTCCTTTTACGAATCTTTTGTTCGCACTGCTCGGGAAAGCCCTGATGCAGCACCGTTAAAAAACATTTGACGCCGTTTTTGGCTCGTATATGCTGGCTCTCAGGTTAGCGTCATCGAACGTTCATCGGCACCAAAAAACGTTATTGCAACGCAAAAATTGATGCCCATCAATGTAAATAACGCGTAACCGGCACCTTGATTATTTTAAACGCCCAGCGCGTCGAAACGGTCAGGTGTTCAATACTTTCAACAACCCAGTCGAGTGTAATCGTGAGAGTCCGTGGCCCTCTGGTGAGGTGGGATCGAGGCGATGTGCGAAGTTTGCGCAGCGCGTCGTCCGCTTCCGACGACGGCAGTTGCGGCTGGCATAGTCCTCGCCTGCTTCACCTGTCGATCTACACCATCCTGTCCCGTCGTTCCGTTCGGCGTCACAACGCTGTTTCCGCACGCGCATTCGTCGCCGTCGACACCGACGAAGTGGCGTCGCTGCTGCCGTAGCGCCTCTCCTTTCTTTACGTCGTTCGTTTCATCTGCTGATTCGCCAACCGCATTGTCCGTGCGGTGACGGAACGCGTTCGCGCATGCATTGCCGCGTCGCGACTCGCAAAGAAACGAACGACGGCCTGATCGTCGCGCGCAGCGCGGATCGCCACGCCATCCCGTTGCGCCCATTCACCAGCGGCCTTGCATCTCGCGCAAGGCTGCGGGGCTGTTGCACGCCGGCGTTTCGCCACATCCGGCAAGCAGGACGCAACAACCCTCCGGATAACTGATTGACGTCATGGATAGAAGGAAACCCCTCGTCGGCATCACCGCCGACCACACGCAAATCGGCGCACACGCGTCGCATACGGTCGGCGACAAGTACGTCGCCGCGATCGTCGACGGCGCGCAAGCGTTCGCGATGGTG
This region of Burkholderia contaminans genomic DNA includes:
- a CDS encoding aldehyde dehydrogenase: MNKLTLADWQDKAASLEIEGRAFIDGALRDAHGGKTFDCVSPIDGRVLVKVADCGEADVNAAVAAARRAFDAGVWAGLNPRARKAVLLRWAALMREHLDELSLLETLDAGKPIGDTTTVDVPGAAYCVEWFAEAIDKVGGEVAPADHHLVGLVTREPVGVVAAVVPWNFPILMAAWKFGPALAAGNSVVLKPSEKSPLTAIRVAQLAVEAGMPAGVFNVVPGAGEPGKLLALHRDVDCIAFTGSTAVGKLIMQYAAQSNLKRAWLELGGKSPNIVLPDCPDLDRAAQAAAGAIFYNMGEMCTAGSRLLVHRDIKDAFIEKLVAAARAYVPGNPLDPSVSMGAIVDGIQLERVLGYIEAGRSEGRLVTGGARVKAETGGFYVEPTVFEVKPDAKIAREEIFGPVLSVIVFDDVDEAVRIANDTEYGLAAAVWTSNLTTAHDVSRRLRAGTVWVNCYDEGGDMNFPFGGYKQSGNGRDKSLHALEKYTELKSTLIRLR
- a CDS encoding heavy-metal-associated domain-containing protein, whose protein sequence is MEFEVQDMTCGGCANAITRAVTAADPAAKLDIDVAAKIVKVESAQGAERVQSIIEAAGFHPALRAA
- a CDS encoding cupin domain-containing protein, whose translation is MSTEVAERLRFVRNKQGLSQRELAKRAGVTNGTISLIEQGRVSPSVGSLKKLLECIPMSLAEFFTFELIESRAVVSRRDEMPNLGNDTLAFHLVGASMKDRNMCILREIYQPQADTGPEMLVHAGHEGGVVVSGRLELTVDGATWLLDPGDGYYFESRLPHRFRNPSADLICEVVSANSPATF